A genome region from Gossypium hirsutum isolate 1008001.06 chromosome A04, Gossypium_hirsutum_v2.1, whole genome shotgun sequence includes the following:
- the LOC107948863 gene encoding E3 ubiquitin-protein ligase HAKAI homolog has product MLQIRLSKTPSSDAAGPVKPLPVETVTVACPDHLVIADLPVAKSIGAAISFSLVKTVGRKSRRQLGERVHFCVGCDFPIAIYGRLSPCEHAFCLDCARSDSICYLCDERIQKIQTIKIMEGIFICAAPHCLKSFLKKTEFESHIHESHAALIQPNAEKEDGKGSEVHSAKQPTGSDAAVRGLPRPVISPGSNPLLHDTEDKGRWQQPREQLPSRPIMQPKGPLVFGQVPNYPLEPQLDDNHFQQGFDLQGTPQPDSSQFSDKLQGLLSENQYSEYPPIHSMQPPNFAMPMNSNRMLTPYGVPPFPTDGSQPFYGAPYEMARQSSASDVGSEQGSLLSFPPGPVGGVNYPTAYPPWNGGQPGVHF; this is encoded by the exons ATGCTTCAAATCCGACTAAGCAAGACCCCGTCCTCGGACGCCGCCGGTCCCGTGAAGCCATTGCCTGTGGAAACGGTGACGGTGGCTTGCCCCGATCACCTTGTTATCGCTGACCTTCCCGTTGCCAAGAGCATTGGCGCCGCTATCTCGTTCTCGCTCGTCAAGACCGTCGGTCGTAAGTCACGCCGCCAGCTTGGCGAGCGAGTTCACTTCTGCGTTGGCTGCGATTTTCCTATAGCCATCTACGGCCGCTTG AGTCCTTGTGAGCATGCCTTCTGCCTCGATTGTGCAAGGAGTGATTCGATTTGCTATCT TTGTGATGAACGTATACAGAAGATTCAGACAATCAAGATAATGGAGGGGATCTTCATCTGTGCAGCTCCTCACTGTCTTAAATCTTTCTTGAAGAAGACTGAATTTGAATCTCATATCCATGAGAGCCATGCTGCCCTTATACAGCCTAATGCAGAGAAGGAAGATGGTAAAGGCTCGGAGGTTCATAGTGCTAAACAACCTACAGGTTCTGATGCTGCTGTTCGAGGTCTTCCAAGGCCTGTCATTTCTCCTGGTTCAAACCCCCTGCTCCATGATACTGAAGACAAAGGTCGTTGGCAGCAGCCCAGAGAACAACTGCCTTCAAGGCCTATAATGCAGCCAAAGGGACCACTAGTATTTGGTCAAGTTCCGAATTATCCATTGGAGCCCCAATTAGATGATAACCACTTCCAACAAGGCTTTGACCTGCAGGGCACCCCGCAACCAGATTCTAGTCAGTTTTCAGACAAGCTGCAGGGACTTTTATCTGAGAATCAGTATTCTGAATACCCACCTATACATTCCATGCAACCACCTAATTTTGCTATGCCAATGAATTCAAACCGAATGTTAACTCCATATGGTGTTCCTCCTTTTCCAACTGATGGATCTCAACCATTTTATGGTGCTCCTTATGAAATGGCTAGGCAAAGTTCAGCGTCAGATGTCGGTTCCGAGCAGGGGTCATTGTTGAGTTTCCCACCAGGTCCAGTTGGGGGTGTGAATTACCCAACAGCTTATCCGCCTTGGAATGGAGGGCAACCTGGTGTCCACTTTTAA
- the LOC107948864 gene encoding reticulon-like protein B12 isoform X2: MGSSNRLFNRQRTVHEILGGGLVADVMLWRRGNLTMGILLVTLAAWVVFEKSGYTLLSLVSNVLLLLIGILFLWAKSAAILNRPAPPLPELYLSEETVNEMGAFIRAQVNDILSASKDIALGKDARLFFKVAGYLLLISLVGGLTDFLTLGYTSLVVVLTVPALYERYEDYIDSYTILGYRKMQQLYVKFDSKFVNRFRKWILEKQKLS, from the exons ATGGGTTCATCTAATCGACTGTTCAACAGACAGAGAACTGTTCATGAGATCCTTGGTGGAGGTTTAG TTGCAGATGTGATGTTGTGGAGGCGAGGGAACTTGACAATGGGGATCCTGTTAGTGACACTAGCTGCTTGGGTGGTGTTTGAGAAATCCGGTTACACTCTGCTATCACTTGTCTCTAATGTCCTCCTCCTCCTTATTGGCATTCTATTTCTTTGGGCCAAATCTGCTGCAATTCTTAACAG ACCTGCACCACCTCTTCCAGAATTGTATCTATCAGAAGAAACGGTAAATGAAATGGGAGCTTTCATTCGAGCCcaggtaaatgatattctctcagcTTCTAAAGATATAGCGTTAGGTAAAGATGCAAGGCTGTTCTTCAAAGTTGCTGGATACTTGTTGCTGATTTCACTTGTTGGTGGCCTTACTGATTTCCTTACTTTGGGTTACACCA GCCTTGTTGTTGTTCTCACAGTTCCTGCACTTTACGAGAGATACGAAGACTATATCGATTCGTATACTATACTCGGATACAGGAAAATGCAGCAGTTGTATGTGAAATTTGATTCTAAGTTTGTGAACAGATTCCGGAAATGGATTTTGGAGAAGCAGAAGTTAAGTTGA
- the LOC107948864 gene encoding reticulon-like protein B12 isoform X1 produces MRRMSLLGWNLWPPTLPFYSHPYAIQSTLLKVADVMLWRRGNLTMGILLVTLAAWVVFEKSGYTLLSLVSNVLLLLIGILFLWAKSAAILNRPAPPLPELYLSEETVNEMGAFIRAQVNDILSASKDIALGKDARLFFKVAGYLLLISLVGGLTDFLTLGYTSLVVVLTVPALYERYEDYIDSYTILGYRKMQQLYVKFDSKFVNRFRKWILEKQKLS; encoded by the exons ATGAGGAGGATGTCGCTTTTAGGCTGGAATCTGTGGCCACCAACCTTGCCTTTCTACAGTCATCCTTATGCAATACAAAGCACATTGCTAAAAG TTGCAGATGTGATGTTGTGGAGGCGAGGGAACTTGACAATGGGGATCCTGTTAGTGACACTAGCTGCTTGGGTGGTGTTTGAGAAATCCGGTTACACTCTGCTATCACTTGTCTCTAATGTCCTCCTCCTCCTTATTGGCATTCTATTTCTTTGGGCCAAATCTGCTGCAATTCTTAACAG ACCTGCACCACCTCTTCCAGAATTGTATCTATCAGAAGAAACGGTAAATGAAATGGGAGCTTTCATTCGAGCCcaggtaaatgatattctctcagcTTCTAAAGATATAGCGTTAGGTAAAGATGCAAGGCTGTTCTTCAAAGTTGCTGGATACTTGTTGCTGATTTCACTTGTTGGTGGCCTTACTGATTTCCTTACTTTGGGTTACACCA GCCTTGTTGTTGTTCTCACAGTTCCTGCACTTTACGAGAGATACGAAGACTATATCGATTCGTATACTATACTCGGATACAGGAAAATGCAGCAGTTGTATGTGAAATTTGATTCTAAGTTTGTGAACAGATTCCGGAAATGGATTTTGGAGAAGCAGAAGTTAAGTTGA